From a single Methanofollis sp. W23 genomic region:
- the xseB gene encoding exodeoxyribonuclease VII small subunit, producing the protein MMTETYEDLIRELKETITKIEDDSTGLEESIALYEKGEELVKECERLLDEAEVRVTSLTQG; encoded by the coding sequence ATGATGACAGAGACGTACGAAGACCTGATACGTGAACTAAAAGAGACGATCACTAAGATCGAGGACGATTCGACCGGGCTTGAGGAGAGCATCGCCCTCTACGAGAAGGGAGAGGAACTGGTAAAGGAGTGCGAGCGCCTCCTCGACGAGGCCGAGGTGCGGGTCACCAGCCTCACTCAGGGATAG
- a CDS encoding DUF371 domain-containing protein: MKARDVIHCRGHPNVRALHPSTFEVTTAPDLSPAGDCIIGVAADKGAADLDPALKHLLADERAEVTIRLRAGEVEEVVHARGSAGLALDHPTDLVWRRSSFVCGRTAAVDADTVAKTLDRRLVALLQAGADLVVEIEASIPE; the protein is encoded by the coding sequence ATGAAGGCACGGGACGTCATCCACTGTCGCGGTCACCCCAATGTCAGGGCCCTCCACCCCTCCACCTTTGAGGTGACGACCGCACCTGATCTCAGTCCGGCGGGCGACTGCATCATCGGAGTCGCGGCCGACAAAGGAGCCGCCGATCTTGACCCCGCACTCAAGCACCTCCTTGCCGACGAGCGGGCCGAGGTGACCATCAGGCTGCGGGCCGGCGAGGTCGAGGAGGTGGTCCATGCGAGGGGGAGCGCCGGGCTTGCCCTCGACCACCCCACCGACCTGGTCTGGCGGAGAAGTTCATTTGTCTGCGGCCGGACCGCCGCCGTCGATGCGGACACCGTTGCAAAGACCCTCGACCGGCGGTTGGTCGCCCTCCTCCAGGCCGGCGCCGACCTCGTCGTCGAGATCGAGGCCTCTATCCCTGAGTGA
- a CDS encoding HVO_0476 family zinc finger protein → MYITVVCPQCEDETDHEVLKEAPGDLLVRCTVCGATYHVPVPKERLINVKAIVSMEEESIVGSVELLEDDLVSVGNTLVAEFGDGEEVVSVEVTSIEVGDRRVRLAKASEIPTLWTRVIEEVVVKASVHHGAKTIPLYQQCEGEEPFVVDEVYTFGDVRFRISHIKMRTGQMLRKEGWKTVAKKIKRIYGNKI, encoded by the coding sequence ATGTACATCACCGTTGTCTGTCCGCAGTGCGAGGACGAGACCGACCATGAGGTCCTCAAGGAGGCACCGGGCGACCTCCTGGTGCGTTGTACCGTCTGCGGAGCCACCTATCATGTCCCGGTCCCAAAGGAGCGGCTCATCAACGTAAAGGCGATCGTGAGCATGGAGGAAGAGTCGATAGTCGGGAGCGTCGAGCTCCTGGAGGATGATCTTGTCTCAGTCGGGAACACCCTGGTCGCGGAGTTTGGAGATGGAGAGGAGGTCGTCTCGGTCGAGGTCACCTCTATCGAGGTCGGCGACCGTCGGGTGAGACTGGCAAAGGCCTCTGAGATCCCAACGCTCTGGACGCGCGTGATCGAGGAGGTCGTCGTCAAGGCCTCGGTCCACCATGGGGCAAAGACGATCCCGCTGTACCAGCAGTGCGAGGGGGAGGAGCCCTTTGTGGTGGACGAGGTCTATACCTTCGGCGATGTCAGGTTCAGGATCAGTCATATCAAGATGCGCACCGGGCAGATGCTCAGGAAAGAGGGCTGGAAGACGGTTGCAAAAAAGATCAAGCGCATCTATGGGAATAAGATCTGA
- a CDS encoding thioredoxin family protein, translating to MPVQVLYYFQDGCMGCMEQEPINREVTAHLGVEIEARDALSRPEEIRTFGLKVTPTLLVVVDGEVRERFEGVVHAEALEAAIKTWLTHEGEVSVR from the coding sequence ATGCCGGTGCAGGTGCTCTACTATTTTCAGGACGGGTGCATGGGGTGCATGGAGCAGGAACCGATCAACCGTGAGGTGACGGCCCACCTTGGGGTCGAGATCGAGGCCCGCGATGCGCTCAGTCGTCCTGAAGAGATCAGGACCTTCGGGCTGAAAGTGACCCCCACGCTCCTGGTCGTGGTGGACGGCGAGGTCAGAGAGCGGTTTGAAGGGGTGGTGCACGCCGAGGCGCTGGAAGCGGCGATCAAAACATGGCTCACTCACGAAGGAGAAGTGAGCGTACGATGA
- a CDS encoding Hsp20/alpha crystallin family protein yields MVQRRGFYPFWRDFDAMMNEMRGDMESRVQSLLTESGAGKYLPVVRGEDMRVDVCDHEGEVMVVADLPGVEKGNISLRLINPRLLEISAVQAQDQETEEAGYFMRERYYGTVRRAVGLPVEVNEEDAHATFKNGVLEVHLKKTEEEKGTAIPIE; encoded by the coding sequence ATGGTACAGAGAAGAGGATTTTACCCATTCTGGAGAGATTTCGACGCGATGATGAACGAGATGCGGGGGGACATGGAGAGTCGCGTCCAGTCCCTCCTCACCGAGAGCGGCGCAGGAAAATACCTGCCAGTGGTCAGGGGAGAGGACATGCGGGTGGACGTCTGCGACCATGAGGGCGAGGTAATGGTCGTCGCCGATCTCCCTGGCGTCGAGAAGGGAAATATCTCCCTGCGGCTCATCAACCCCAGGCTCCTTGAGATCTCTGCGGTCCAGGCACAGGACCAGGAGACCGAAGAAGCAGGCTACTTCATGCGTGAGCGGTATTACGGGACGGTGCGGCGGGCCGTCGGGCTCCCGGTCGAGGTGAATGAGGAGGACGCGCATGCCACCTTCAAGAACGGCGTCCTCGAGGTTCACCTGAAGAAGACGGAGGAAGAGAAGGGGACCGCCATCCCCATCGAATAA
- a CDS encoding CBS domain-containing protein, which yields MEKKRVKDYMTYDVVTVNVHETARDVIESIQKTRHDGFPVINDQKKVLGYISARDLLAVHPETPVERIMSRHLIVADPEMSVNDAARVIFRSGIQKLPVVDEEDRLIGIISNADVIRSQIEHVSPEKVFNFMDTLRRLHNIDPSLERGYVAIDELLPTQPKIYEDELEGRMYEIKKGLAEPLIVVRRPGRFILVDGHHRAIAAKRLGHKTLDAYIINVTEKIELGMERTAQAQNLKTLDDIKVMDYARHPLVAVTHRLVRQS from the coding sequence ATGGAGAAAAAGCGGGTCAAGGACTACATGACCTATGACGTCGTCACCGTCAACGTCCACGAGACCGCCCGTGATGTCATCGAGTCTATCCAGAAGACACGACATGACGGATTTCCTGTTATCAACGACCAGAAGAAGGTGCTCGGATACATCTCGGCGAGGGATCTCCTTGCCGTGCACCCGGAGACACCGGTCGAGCGGATCATGAGCCGGCACCTCATCGTCGCCGACCCAGAGATGAGTGTCAATGATGCTGCACGGGTGATCTTCCGCTCCGGGATCCAGAAACTTCCAGTCGTGGACGAGGAGGACCGACTCATCGGGATCATCTCAAACGCTGACGTGATCAGGTCGCAGATCGAGCATGTCTCGCCTGAAAAGGTTTTCAACTTCATGGACACCCTCCGAAGGCTCCATAATATCGATCCAAGTCTGGAACGGGGATATGTCGCGATCGACGAACTCCTCCCCACCCAGCCAAAGATCTATGAGGACGAGCTGGAGGGACGGATGTACGAGATCAAAAAAGGGCTTGCAGAGCCTTTGATTGTCGTGAGACGCCCGGGACGGTTTATCCTTGTCGACGGCCACCACCGGGCGATCGCCGCCAAGCGCCTGGGGCACAAGACGCTTGACGCCTATATCATCAATGTCACCGAGAAGATCGAGCTCGGGATGGAGCGGACGGCGCAGGCGCAGAACCTCAAGACGCTCGACGACATCAAGGTTATGGACTATGCCCGCCACCCCCTCGTCGCCGTCACGCACCGACTGGTGAGGCAGAGTTAA